ACGAGTTCGGTATTTCATTAGATGGAAAACATAGCGCTTATCTTCCTTTTGGTTTCGCTGGCGGAGTAAATGATCGAGATACAGGATTAGTACGTTTTGGTGCTCGTGATTATGATCCATCTATTGGGCGTTGGACGAACAAAGATCCGATTCTTTTCAGAGGTGGGGATGCGAATCTTTATGGATACGTTGTCAATGATCCCATCAACTTAATCGACCCAAGTGGTCTTTATTGGTTTCGCCAAGATTGGCAAACTCCGGGCGCTGTTGGGCGGCCCGGTACGATCGTGCCGCCAGGGGGTATAATAAGCGAAGCCATTGAGAGGTATATACCTGCGGGTTATACATTTGGCCAAAGTCATGACACGTTTGTAGATTGGGCGACCTCAAAAGGAGTGCCCGACTGGCTAGCCAATATTCCTTCAATGATCCCGGCATATGTGTATTCTATAGGTCTGGAAATTAACCGTACCCAAGGATTAGCTAGCCAACCGGAGCCTATATGCAAATGATGAAAAAAATAAACCTCATAATGATTGTGTTTTTCCTCTTCAGTAGGAGTTACGCAGAAGATCTTAAGGCAGGGCAAAAGTATAAAATCATTAAACCAGTTTATTTGATGGGTGTGTATAACAGTCATAATAATAAAACACTTAGCAAAGACACAGCGAAGGCATATCTTCATGCGGAAAAGTACGTAGAAAAATCCTTCGTAGCATTTCAAACGGAAGTGCCAGTAGGAACTGTTATGACCATTATTGGTCCAGCTTCCAAGGCTTGGTATTTATTCTTTCAAGGCGATAAATACTTTATTAAGTTAGAGCCAGACTTGTCGCAGGGACTTGAGATCGAAGTTCAACTTGATAGAGGAATTGAAGGTAGTTTGGATGGACTGAATCCAGAAATATTTAGTCGGAGTGAAGAATAAATTTATCGCACAGTTGATGCGAGAGAATTTCCGTTGGCTCCGACGTTGCAGGTCCGTAATTTTAATGAAAGAAATTTGCAATGAACGTAGTTTACATTTTTCTCCTTTTTATTACGATTATATCGTTTTCTTTTCTTATCCCGGCTGCGCTCGAGGTAAGAAGCCTTTCTAGGAAAGCCAATACTCAATTGAAAGTAGGTGAGCCTAACGCAAATCTTGTAGCGTCATCCAGGCTTCGAATGAGATTTAGAGTTTTTTTATGTATAGGAATAATTGACCTTATTGTGCTTTTTATCACGTGCTAAAGGTTCCGAAAACTCGTTGATACCGCTAATGCTTTGCAAGCATTAGCACAGATAAACTCTATAAACCCGCAGTCGCCGAGTGAGGCAAAAGCGGAAGAGGATCAATCGGTCCTCGGTCTTTGCGGATTTCGAAGTGCAGGTGAACGCCGGTAGCTCTTCCGGTGCGGCCCATGGCGCCGATCACTTCGCCTTGGCGGACTTTTTGTCCTTCTGCTACTAAGATCTTATCAAAGTGCGCATAGAGAGTCGCCCAGCCGTCACCAGACTCCACCAGAACCATTTTTCCGTAACCACGGAACTCACGACCTGCATAGATCACAGTACCGCCTTGGGCTGCCAAAATAGGCGTGCCTTTAGGAGCTGCTAGATCAATCCCTAAATGAGGACGCTTTTTATTGGGTAAGAATCCACGAGTCATGCGCGCGCGATCCACCGGCCAGTCAAACGTCAACTGTTGCTGAATATAGGGGCTTTGGTCTGAGGCGGCGTTGCGCGGGGAGTTTGGTGGCTGATTTCCCGCCGCAAAATATTCGCGAGACAAAGGTGTATGAAAAGTAGTGCAGGAACCTAATGTTCCTACAACGACAATGCTTCCTGCAAAACTAACGAGCTGCTTCCATCCTGGTGACATGCTTTGAGTATACTTAATAAGTCCTTGGATCCAAAGCAATATTTTGAAAATAGCCCGGTGTATTTCTTAAAAAATCTCAAGAAGAGATTACTTATTAAGCATTAATAAATGGGGAAGTGTTTGCAAAGTTGCTTCACATCTTCATGGATCTTCGCTTTCATCGCAACATCCTCTGGATTATTGAGAACTTGCGCGATCCATTTTGCAATTTGCTTCATCTCTGTTGTGCCCATTCCTCTTGTGGTCAAAGCCGGGGTTCCAATACGAACACCACTTGTGACAAACGGTGAGCGTTTTTCATTTGGCACTGTGTTTTTATTCACAGTGATTCCCGCTTCATCCAAAGAAGCTTCCGCAAGCTTGCCTGTGATTTCGCGATCGCTTAAATCCACAAGGATTAAGTGATTGTCTGTTCCACCAGTCACAAGTTTGAAACCTAAAGAAAGCATTTCATCAGCTAACACTTTTGCATTCTGAATCACTTGTTCACTGTATTTTTTAAATTCTGGTTTCAATGCTTCACCGAAGGCCACAGCTTTACCCGCGATCACATGCTCAAGTGGTCCCCCTTGAATGCCAGGGAAGATGCGCGAATTCATTGTCTTCGCTTTTTCTTCAGAGTTCGTCAGGATCATGCCACCACGAGGACCACGCAAAGTTTTGTGTGTTGTTGTCGTGATATAATCAGCATAAGGAACTGGAGACGGGTGGTGCCCTGTCGCTACAAGACCTGCAAAGTGCGCCATGTCCACTAGCAACTGTGCGCCCACTTCATCAGCGATTTCTTTAAATTTCGCAAAATCCAAAGTGCGTGGATAAGCACTGTAACCAGCGATGATTAATTTCGGTTGAACTTCTTTTGCCGTCGCACGGATTGTATCATAATTGATGCGTCCTGTTTCCGCGTCCAACTTGTAAGAAGCGGCTTTAAACAAAAGACCACTGAAATTCACAGGAGAACCGTGAGTCAAGTGACCACCATGAGAAAGATCCATTCCAAGAATCGTGTCGCCAGACTTACAAGCCGCTAAGTAAACCGCCATGTTGGCTTGAGAGCCTGAGTGAGGTTGAACGTTGGCAAAGCCCACTCCGAAAAGTTTTTTTGCGCGCTCAATAGCTAAAGATTCGACTGTGTCGACATTCACGCAACCGCCGTAATAGCGTTTGCCAGGATAACCTTCTGCATACTTGTTTGTCAGAATAGAGCCTTGCGCTTCCATCACGGCACGTGACGTGTAGTTTTCTGAAGCGATCATTTCTAGACCGAATTGTTGGCGCTCAGATTCTTTTTGAATCGCAGATAAAACTTCAGGATCTACTTGAGCTAAAGACAATGACGTTGAATGCATAGGGATCTCCATTAGATAATCTGTCTAAAGTATCCCTCGTACAGGCGAAAATTAAAAGCCTCAACAACCAGTGTCGCTAGAGAGTTTATCAACACGACGTTGGTGGCGGCCGCCTTCAAATTTGGATTGAAGGAATACTTTAATCATTTTGATTGCTAAATCGGGCGCAGTAAAACGAGCACTTAAAACTAAAATGTTCGCATTATTATGTTCACGTGAAAGACGAGCAATATCCTCATTCCAGCAAAGCGCAGCACGCACTTGTGGATAACGATTTGCACGAATAGCCATACCTTGGCCTGAGCCACAGATGAGGATTCCCATTGCGGGTCCTTCTAAAGAGTCTGCGATTTTGTTTTTGTGATTTTCAAGTTCTGCTTGAACAATGTTTTTGCAAACTTGATCGGCATAGTCAGGGTAATCTACAGAGTCTCCATTGTGGGTTCCCACATCTTTCCAGGAAAGTTCCGGGAAGGCTGCCATCACTTTAAGTTTTAAATCCAACCCAGCGTGATCACAACCTGTGTAAACTACCATGTTTCACCTATTTCAGTTTTGAGAAAATCATGCAGGCGTTTGTGCCGCCGAATCCAAAACTGTTATTAAGAACGTTGTCGATTTTTCCTTCACGAGCTTTGTTAGGAACGTAATCCAAATCACAGTCTTCGCTAGGATTTTCCAAATTGATTGTTGGAGGCACTTTTTGATCGCGAATGGCCATCACACAGAAAGCCGACTCAATTGCACCAGCGGCACCCAACGCGTGTCCCGTCATGGACTTCGTACTAGAAACCCATACTTTCTTCGCGTGATCGCCCATAAGACGTTTGATCGCAGCTGTCTCAAGGCCGTCTCCCACAGGAGTGCTTGTGCCGTGAGCATTGATGTATTGAATTTCAGATGCCTGCAATCCAGAGTCTTTCACAGCCGCAGCCATGGCTCTGTATCCACCTTCTCCTTCTGGAGCTGGGGACGTCATGTGGTAAGCGTCTGAAGAAACGCCATAGCCTGTGATCTCACAAAGAATTTTAGCGCCGCGTTTTTCCGCGTGCTCAAGAGACTCAATGCAAAGAACCGCAGCACCTTCACCAAGAACAAAACCATCACGGTCTTTATCCCAAGGACGGCTGGCTTTTTCGGGAGCGTCGTTGCGAGTAGAAAGGGCTCGCATCGCTGCGAATCCTCCAACAGCAAGTCCGCACACCGTGCTCTCAGCGCCACCAGCGAGCATCACATCCGTCAAACCTTCGCGAATATAGCGAACGGCATCACCAATAGAGTGCACACCCGAAGCACACGCTGAGGTCACAGAGTAGTTAGGACCTTTAAGTCCCAACTCGATAGAAACTTGTCCCGCTGCCAAGTTTGTGATGACAGAAGGAATAAAGAAAGGACTGATGCGACCAGGACCTTTCTCTTTCATTTTGATTGATGTTTCTTCGAGGGTTTGGAGACCTCCGATGCCCACACCAATAATAACTCCCGCTTGATTTTTCACATCCTCTGTCAGTTCTAGTTTGGCCATTTCCACAGCCATCTTAGAAGCAGCGATAGAGTAGTGAATAAACAAATCCATCTTCTTTTGCTCTTTTTTCTCAATGTAAAGATCAGGGTTAAAGCCCTTCACTTCACCGGCAAAAGTCACATCAAAGCCTGTTGTGTCGAATTTTGTGATCTTCGCGATACCAGATTGGCCACGAAGTGCAGCAGTCCAGCTGTCCTCAATGTTGTTACCAAGGGGAGTGACTGCGCCCACTCCAGTGACGACAACTCTTCTTTGTGGTTTTGATGGACGTTCAAATCGGGAGTTCATAAAAAATTAAGCTTTTCCTTTTTTCTCAAGGTAAGAAGCTACGTCTTGAACAGTCTTAAGCTTTTCAGCGTCTTCGTCTGGAATTTCAAGATCGAATTCTTCTTCCATTGCCATCACAAGTTCAACGATATCAAGGCTGTCAGCGCCAAGATCGTCGATGAAAGAAGCCTCAGGCTTAACTTTATCTGGATCTACGCCTAATTGCTCAACGATGATGTCTTTTACTTTTGGATGAATTGCCATTTGTCCTCCTAATATGCGTTCATCTAATTTAATCTTCAAGTCTAGTAAGCTCATTGCGAGTAAAGTCGAAATTAGAACTTTATTCTGCAAAAAACTTTTAATTCATATGCATTCCGCCATTCACATCCAGCGTGTGGCCTGTGATGTATTTAGATTCATCACTCAAAAGGAAACGCACCGCTTGCGCCACGTCGTTGCCTTCGCCGATTTTTGCCAGAGGAATGCGTTCCATCATTTTTGCTTTTACGTCTTCTGAAAGAATGTCTGTCATTTCAGTGCCGATAAAACCTGGAGCAACGTTATTCACGCGCACGTTGCGAGAAGCCAGTTCCAACGCCACAGACTTCGCGAAAGCAATTGTTCCTGCTTTCGAAGCTGCGTAGTTGGCTTGTCCTGCGTTTC
This region of Bdellovibrio sp. BCCA genomic DNA includes:
- the acpP gene encoding acyl carrier protein, with the protein product MAIHPKVKDIIVEQLGVDPDKVKPEASFIDDLGADSLDIVELVMAMEEEFDLEIPDEDAEKLKTVQDVASYLEKKGKA
- a CDS encoding M23 family metallopeptidase codes for the protein MSPGWKQLVSFAGSIVVVGTLGSCTTFHTPLSREYFAAGNQPPNSPRNAASDQSPYIQQQLTFDWPVDRARMTRGFLPNKKRPHLGIDLAAPKGTPILAAQGGTVIYAGREFRGYGKMVLVESGDGWATLYAHFDKILVAEGQKVRQGEVIGAMGRTGRATGVHLHFEIRKDRGPIDPLPLLPHSATAGL
- the fabF gene encoding beta-ketoacyl-ACP synthase II; translated protein: MNSRFERPSKPQRRVVVTGVGAVTPLGNNIEDSWTAALRGQSGIAKITKFDTTGFDVTFAGEVKGFNPDLYIEKKEQKKMDLFIHYSIAASKMAVEMAKLELTEDVKNQAGVIIGVGIGGLQTLEETSIKMKEKGPGRISPFFIPSVITNLAAGQVSIELGLKGPNYSVTSACASGVHSIGDAVRYIREGLTDVMLAGGAESTVCGLAVGGFAAMRALSTRNDAPEKASRPWDKDRDGFVLGEGAAVLCIESLEHAEKRGAKILCEITGYGVSSDAYHMTSPAPEGEGGYRAMAAAVKDSGLQASEIQYINAHGTSTPVGDGLETAAIKRLMGDHAKKVWVSSTKSMTGHALGAAGAIESAFCVMAIRDQKVPPTINLENPSEDCDLDYVPNKAREGKIDNVLNNSFGFGGTNACMIFSKLK
- the glyA gene encoding serine hydroxymethyltransferase — translated: MHSTSLSLAQVDPEVLSAIQKESERQQFGLEMIASENYTSRAVMEAQGSILTNKYAEGYPGKRYYGGCVNVDTVESLAIERAKKLFGVGFANVQPHSGSQANMAVYLAACKSGDTILGMDLSHGGHLTHGSPVNFSGLLFKAASYKLDAETGRINYDTIRATAKEVQPKLIIAGYSAYPRTLDFAKFKEIADEVGAQLLVDMAHFAGLVATGHHPSPVPYADYITTTTHKTLRGPRGGMILTNSEEKAKTMNSRIFPGIQGGPLEHVIAGKAVAFGEALKPEFKKYSEQVIQNAKVLADEMLSLGFKLVTGGTDNHLILVDLSDREITGKLAEASLDEAGITVNKNTVPNEKRSPFVTSGVRIGTPALTTRGMGTTEMKQIAKWIAQVLNNPEDVAMKAKIHEDVKQLCKHFPIY
- a CDS encoding RpiB/LacA/LacB family sugar-phosphate isomerase, translated to MVVYTGCDHAGLDLKLKVMAAFPELSWKDVGTHNGDSVDYPDYADQVCKNIVQAELENHKNKIADSLEGPAMGILICGSGQGMAIRANRYPQVRAALCWNEDIARLSREHNNANILVLSARFTAPDLAIKMIKVFLQSKFEGGRHQRRVDKLSSDTGC